GAAGTGCTCAGTGCCTGGGGAGAAGCCTATAACGTATTGGCGAATGTCTTTATCAATCGGGAAGAGGAAATTTATCAAAACGGTGAGTCTCTGGAGGGCGGCTGGCGTGATCTGCGGCCGTTTCGTGTCAGCCGGAAACAGCCACAAAGTGATGTCATTACCCGCTTTGAGTTTGTGCCGGTTGATGGTGGCAAGGTCATGGATTACAAGCCGGGGCAATATTTAGCAGTCTATATCGAAGATCCCAGCTTTGAAAACCGTGAAATTCGCCAGTATTCGCTGACTGCCGCACCAAACGGAACCTGTTATCAAATTGCCATTAAACGTGAACCGCAGGGCAAGGTGTCAAATCACATGCACGATAAGGTTCAAGAAGGGGATATCGTGATGCTGGCAGCGCCACGCGGTGATTTTTTCCTTGATGTGCAATCTGATACGCCGGTGACACTGGTTTCGGCGGGCGTAGGTTTGACCCCCATGATGAGTATGTTGCAATACCTGCATAATCAACATCATGCCGGAGCGGTAAACTGGTTCCACGCCGCAGAACATGGCGGTCATCACGCTTTCGCCAATCAGGTGAATGAAATTTCCCAATCCATGCCTAATCTGCATTCACAAGTCTGGTATCGCGAACCCAGAGAGATTGATCAGAAAGGCCTGCACTACCAACACACCGGGCTTATGGATCTCTCGCTCGTGAAAGACGCTATCACGACAGAGGGAATGCAATTCTATTTCTGCGGGCCTGTGGCTTTTATGCAGCATATCGCCAAGCAGTTGCTGGCAATGGGCATTGATGAACAACATCTCCATTATGAGTGTTTTGGCCCGCATAAACATAAAGTCATGTAATACGGCGGAATAAATACACAAGGGACGTGGTAAACAAGAATAAGTGATAACGGTTGACGACATGGCCGTTATCACTTTTTTCAGGGGATTTCAGTGGCTTGATTAAATCGCTTCTTCGTCCTGTTCACCCGTGCGGATACGCACAACACGGGCAACATCGAAAACAAAAATTTTGCCATCGCCAATTTTGCCGGTTTGTGCAACCTGCATGATGGTCTCGACGCAGGTATCAACAATATCATCCGGTACGACAATTTCTATTTTGACCTTGGGCAGAAAATCCACCATATATTCTGCACCGCGATACAGCTCAGTATGCCCTTTCTGACGACCAAACCCTTTTACTTCTGTCACGGTCATACCGGTGATACCCACTTCAGCCAGCGCTTCACGCACATCGTCCAGCTTGAAAGGTTTGATAATTGCATCAATCTTTTTCATGAAGTTTTCCTGTTATTACCAGTTTTTACGCCCGAAACCAGAAGTAATCGGGTAGCGCCTGTCTTTGCCAAAATCACGCTGCGTAATACGGGGACCAATCGGTGCCTGACGACGTTTATATTCATTGATATCAACCAGCCGGATCACCTTGCGCACAATGGTTTCATCAAAACCTTCCGCGACCAGATCCGCCACGGATTTATCCTTTTCAACATACCCTTCGAGGATCGCATCCAGCATGTCATACGGCGGCAGGCTGTCCTGATCCAGTTGATCGGGGGCTAATTCCGCGGATGGCGGACGATCAATTACCCGCTGGGGGATCGCCGGCGAGACGGTATTCCGATAGTTAGCTAAGGCAAAGACCATCGTTTTAGGCACATCTTTCAACGCATTAAAGCCGCCTGCCATATCGCCATACAGGGTTGAGTAGCCGACGGCGGATTCACTTTTGTTGCTGGTCGTCAATACCAGACGACGACGCTTGTTAGACATCGCCATCAAAATCACCGCGCGACAACGTGCCTGTAAGTTCTCTTCTGTCGTATCTTTTGCCGTCCCCGCGAACATCGGCTCAAGCTGTGCCATAAACGCATCAAACATCGGTTCGATGGAAACCACGTCAAATTCAACGCCCAGCAATTCGGCTTGTTCCCTCGCATCATGAATGCTCATTTCTGAGGTATAACGGAATGGCATCATGACCGCCTGCACGTGATCTTTCCCCAACGCATCCACGGCAATCGCCAAGGTCAACCCGGAGTCAATGCCGCCAGACAATCCCAGCAATGCACCGTTAAAGCCGTTTTTCTGCACATAATCACGTACAGAAAGCACCAAGGCTTTATAGATTTGCGCCAGCGGTGGCAATTGAGGAATAGGATCCGCCATTAATTCAATATTCATCTCATTGAAACGGCACTGCTCAACCTGCTCCTCAAACGCGGCCATACGGTGAGTGATGTCACCATTAGCATCAAAGACCTTAGAGCAGCCGTCAAAGATAAGTTGATCCTGCCCGCCGACCTGATTCAGATAGATAATGGGCAGCCGGGTACGCTGGCAGTGGGACTTAATTAATGTACTGCGAATATTGGGTTTTTCACGATTATAAGGAGAAGCGTTAATCGACAAGATGATTTCTGCACCCGCCTGTTTCAGGGCATCAATCGGGGCGTCAAACCACAAGTCTTCACAAATCAGTAAACCAAGCTGATAACCCTTGAACGGTATCACACAGCTTTGATGACCCGCTTTAAAATAACGCTCTTCATCAAAGACACCGTAATTTGGCAGTAACTGTTTGAAATAACGTGCCACAACTTCCCCTCGCCAAAACAGGGAAAGCGCGTTATAGAGTTTGCCATCCTGTTGCCACGGATGCCCGACTAAAATACCCACCTGCGAACTGGCTGCTTGCAAGCGGGTTAATTGTTCGCAGCAACGCTGATGCAAATCAGGGCGGAACAACAAGTCTTCAGGAAAATAGCCAGACAGCGCCAGCTCAGAAAACATAACCAGATCAGCACCTTTTGCTTGCTGTTCCTGAACTGTCTGCAACATGCGTTCGCTGTTGCCTTCAATGTCTCCCACCAGCCAATTTAACTGGGCAAGAGCGATATTAAGAGTACGGCTCATAAAATGCGGCTCTCCTAGGCCATAAATCATCTACCTGCCTTACTGAGATTCAGCAGTAAAGCAGTTCATCGCGATACCCTGTATTTTTTATCTTGAATACGGCGGGTATATCATTTCTATTCAATAACAGTCATGCAGTGTAAGAATATCTGGAATAGCAGAAAAGTTATTCCTTGAAATCATTGGCATCTAATTCGTGGCGTGCCAGCAACTTATAAAATTCTGTCCGGTTACGCCCTGCCATGCGAGCCGCATGGGTCACATTACCTTTGGTGATTTGCAACAATTTACGCAGGTAATTCAGTTCAAACTGCCCACGGGCTTCGACAAATGTCGGCAAGGCGGTATTTTCGCCTTCCAGTGCCTGAGTCACCAACGCATCACTAATGACCGGCGCCATCGTCAGCGCCACACATTGTTCGATAACATTGACCAATTGACGCACATTGCCCGGCCAACTTGCTGCCATCAGGCATTTCATGGCGGTGGTGGAAAAGCTGCGCACAAAAGGTTTGTGGCGCTTGGCCGATTCACGTAACAGGTGATTAGCCAACAGGGGAATATCTTCTGCGCGTTCGTTCAGGGCAGGAATTTTCAGGTTAACCACGTTCAGCCGATAGTAGAGATCTTCGCGAAACTCATTACGCTGCATGGCCTTGGGTAGATCGCGGTGCGTGGCAGAAATGATCCGGACATCAATATCGATATCCCGGTTACTCCCCAATGGGCGGATTTTGCGTTCCTGTAACACTCTCAATAGCTTAACTTGCAACGCCATCGGCATATCACCGATCTCATCAAGGAACAGTGTTCCTCCCTGCGCCGCTAAAAATAGCCCTTCCCGGCTGCTGACGGCACCAGTGAATGCGCCTTTGGCATGACCAAATAATTCAGATTCAAGCAATTGTTCCGGTAAGGCGCCACAGTTAATGGCAATAAAAGGCTTTTTCACTCTGGGGCTTGCCCGATGGATAGCCTGAGCCAGTACCTCTTTACCGGTGCCGCTTTGCCCGTTAATCAGAACGCTCACATCGGATTGAGCCACCATCTTTGCCTGTTCCAATAAACGCAGCATCAGGGGACTGCGAGTGACGATCTTCTCGCTCCATTGCCCATCAATGGCTGGCGTTGACAGTTCCAACGCATCATCAATAGCCTTATACAGTGCGTCACGATCAACGGGTTTGGTCAGGAAGCTAAACACGCCTTGCTGCGTGGCGGCCACGGCATCAGGAATTGAGCCATGCGCAGTCAGAATAATGACAGGCATACCGGGATGTTGTTTCTGGATCTCCGCAAACAGTGCCATGCCATCCATTTCATCCATGCGTAAATCACTGATCACCAAATCGGCTTTTTCTCTCGCCAGCAAGCGTAACGCTTCATGACCACTCTCTGCGGTCGTGACGCGAAACCCTTCACTGGTCAAACGCATTCCCAATAATTTCAGCAAGCCGGGATCATCATCAACTAAAAGGAGATGGGCGGAATTACGCGCTGTCATTATTATTCGGCTCCTTTTTCTTCTGAGGAATGGGCTTCCGCTTTAGTCTCCGTGTCTGCGGCGGATTTGTTGCTCGGATCGGCTTTATTATTCGATGGCGTATTATTCGATGAACTGTCGGTATTGGATGGCGTCACAACACTTTGCTCTTGTTTACGGGAGGAAAGTTGGCGTTCAATATCGGTCAGATTTTCGAGTTTGCGCGACATTGAGCGAAGTTCATATTCCAGACGTGCCCGTATTTCTTTCAGGCTATCAATTTTGTTATCACTATCAAACTGAAGGCGCTGGAATTTAACTCTTTCTTCAACAAGATTAATTTTCAGATATTGCTGTTCACGCCACAACTGGAGCAATGGCCGCAAAGCAACAGGAAACTGTGCACTGTAGCGATTAAAGTTTTCCACGATATTAATGCGTTCAGCCAATACCGACGTTGCCCGGCCAAGCAAAATGCTCTGTTTCAGCACTTGATGCCAGTCAGCCGGCGCCTCTGGGGTAAAACGTTTTGCCATCTCACGGGCTTTTGCCGCAGGCAATCGATCGGTACAATCGATGAACCTCAACCAATATAGCCCGTTTTCCATCGCGGTGGGTTTCGCGATGTCCCAGATTGAGTCACAGTCTCTGACGCGATAATCCGTAACACGCTGTTCTGGCAGGATAGACTGCGCGATGGTTGCCAAGTTGTCGGATCCACCCGTTTTAGCGCATCCTGCCAACAAATAGGGAACAAACAGTAGCAACATGGCACGGAAACGTAGCGTCGAAGCACGTGCCCGAATAGACTGCATAACAGCCGTTTTTTTCATTGGCTTAGTCACAATATTTTGCTGTTCCGTCCCCGTTATAAAGCGGTAAGTAAACCTGTTATACATATTATTTAGTCATTCTCTGCGGTTAATGGCAGTTCAATTCGAAAACATACGTCAGCAAATTCGGATTCTATCAGGCAAAGCTCTCCCTGCATCTGTTTAATGCAATCCTGCGCGATGCTCAAGCCAAGGCCACTTCCTTTCACTGCGCCTTTTCGTTGCAGTTTTCCTTGGTAAAATGGCTCGAAAATCATGCTCTTTTCTAACTCAGGGATAGGTGTGCCGGTATTGGCAATGTCAATCTGGAGAGTTTTCCCCACTTGCCGACTAGAAATCCAAATGTTACCGGATTCAGCGCCATAGTGCACTGCATTGGAGTAGAGATTATCAATCACCCGCGTCAATAAGCCAGGCTCCGCCCAACAATAATCCATATCCAGTTGAACTTCTGTATAAATATTTTTTATCCGCGCCGGCAGTTGATGAGATAATACGACCCCCTCCACCACCTCTTTCAAAGAGACAATCTGATGTTCGGCAGGGCCATCGGCTAATTTGCGGTTATATTCAAGCAATTGCTCAATAAGTTGCTGTAAATGCTTACTACTGCTGTCCAAAATAGTGACAACTTCTTTTTGATCTGCTGTTAAAGGCCCGGCCACTTCGTCAGCTAACAGCTCCGTCCCTTCACGCATACTGGCCAAAGGGGTTTTCAGTTCATGGGAGATATGGCGTAAAAACTCATGACGCTGAGACTCAAGCCAGGATAAACGCTCACTCAACCAAATAATGCGTTGGGCCAGCGATCGCAACTCCCTCGGCCCCTTAAAAGTGTCAATCTGATTTTCCAATGATTGCCCTTCTCCGAGCCGATTGATCATCCGCTCAATGCCTTTTACCGGCCCAATGATCATGCGTGTAAACAACGCGATCAAAAAGGCACTTAACAAGAATAAAATAAGGCTTTGCCAACCAAAAAACTGGCCTTTATCCGCGATATCCTTTTGCAGTTGCTCCCCACGACTGAAAATAATATTACGGGTTTCCTGTACCAAAAGATTATTCGCTCTGGAGAATTCTTCAAGTAATTTAGAGGAGGCGGGTTCGGGTATGCCGTTACTGCAAGAAATTTTGGCCAGACCTGACAGCAATTCGTTAAATTTCTTGGTATATTCCGCATTAGCCAGCATCGCCATCTGATTACCGAGCATATTCATGTATTGCCGGTATTGACGTTGATAAAGTTTTTCCAGCCGGACATCCCCTAATACACAATATTGACGGTAACTCCGTTCCATCTCAAGGGCGACACCTATCATCGCTTCGCTACGGCGGGCATCCGCCAGCGTTGAACGGTTAATCTCAGCCGCTTGGGTACTGAGCTGATCAAGGCTTTGATAAGCCTGATAAGCCAAAACCAGCAGTGGCAATAACACCAGCCAGAAAGCCATGACCACTAACTGGCGCAATGAGCGCGGGAACAGACGCCATTTTTTCAAAGAAATCATCTTATAACCCGTAATGACATTGATGCTACTCGCCACGATACTGCTCGCCACAAGGCAGAGGATAATGGAAAGCAATGGGTAAGTGAAAGCGATGCGGATGCGTACATAGACACGATGGACAGGAGTAACCTGTAATAATGACGGCGGGATAGTAACTTTTTTACTATCCCGCCAGTGAGGACCCTGCATGCCATGAAGCATGTAGGCGGTGCCTCACTCCACGTGTCGCCCGGTGTTTGATAAGGCCCGAAGGCGAGTATCATTAAGTTGGACGGTAGGCACCTTACTTTGGCATCATTCTGGGCTTATGTGGCATGTTTCCACCTTATTGCGGGCCGACATAAAAAGTTGAATGAGCAACTGCCCTGTATTAAGCATATTACATGCCAACTTTAAAATTAATTTTTAATTTATTGATTTAAATACAAATAAATAAAATCATCTCTTTATTGCCCTTTTTTATCGCTATTTCTTCCCGTTTGGTAAGCATGAGTGTCGCCTATTTATGACACTTCACTATCAAAAAATATTTTTCAAATAATATCAATAAATTAAGCGTCTCCATATTGAGACACTGTAAAGCACCATTGTCGCAATATAGAGACACTGCCCTAGAAAATGATCAACCACAGCGATTTGGCGTCAAATAAAAAGGCCCCGATAAATTTTCAGGGCCTTTTGCAAGCAGAATAAATAACCAGAGAAAGTAGCGAGGAGAATTAACCTAACTGTTTACGCGCATTGCGGAAAATACGCATCCACGGGCTGTCTTCTCCCCACTCTTTAGGATGCCAGGAATTGCTGACGGTACGGAATACCCTTTCAGGATGCGGCATCATTACCGTGACTCTTCCGTCAAGATTGGTCACCGCAGTAATGCCGTTCACGGAACCATTGGGGTTGGCCGGATAGTTTTCGGTCACGGCACCGTAATTATCCACAAAACGCAATGCGACTTGCTGATGCTTTTCCAATTCCGCCAAGCTGCGGTTGTTCCTGAACTCCACCTGCCCTTCACCGTGTGCCACGGCGATCGGCAAGCGAGAACCCGCCATCCCTTGCAGGAACAGTGAAGGGCTATCTGTCACTTCCACTAAGCTAAAGCGAGCTTCATAGCGTTCTGAACGGTTACGGACAAAACGCGGCCAGTGTTCTGTACCGGGGATCAACTCATGCAGGTTAGACATCATCTGGCAGCCGTTACATACGCCTAGTGCCAACGTATCCGGCCTTGCGAAGAAACTGGCAAAATCATCACGTACCCGCACATTAAACAGAATGGATTTCGCCCAGCCTTCACCCGCACCCAGCACATCCCCGTATGAGAAACCACCACAAGCCACCAAGGTCTGAAATTGCTCTAAGGTGACCCGCCCGGCCAATAAGTCGCTCATATGCACATCCACGGCCTCAAAGCCCGCCCGGTGGAAGGCCGCCGCCATCTCAACATGCGAGTTAACGCCCTGTTCACGCAGTACCGCCACGCGCGGGCGCACTTGTTTTGATATATATTGTGAAATATAGCCGGCGGCGATATCTTCGGTGGG
This genomic interval from Xenorhabdus doucetiae contains the following:
- the hmpA gene encoding NO-inducible flavohemoprotein, with protein sequence MLDSQVIATIKSTIPLIVSTGPKLTAHFYERMFKHHPELKDIFNMSHQINGDQREALFNALCAYAANIDNLPALLPAVEKIAHKHTSLNIQPEHYQIVGTHLLATLDEMFHPGDEVLSAWGEAYNVLANVFINREEEIYQNGESLEGGWRDLRPFRVSRKQPQSDVITRFEFVPVDGGKVMDYKPGQYLAVYIEDPSFENREIRQYSLTAAPNGTCYQIAIKREPQGKVSNHMHDKVQEGDIVMLAAPRGDFFLDVQSDTPVTLVSAGVGLTPMMSMLQYLHNQHHAGAVNWFHAAEHGGHHAFANQVNEISQSMPNLHSQVWYREPREIDQKGLHYQHTGLMDLSLVKDAITTEGMQFYFCGPVAFMQHIAKQLLAMGIDEQHLHYECFGPHKHKVM
- the glnB gene encoding nitrogen regulatory protein P-II, with the protein product MKKIDAIIKPFKLDDVREALAEVGITGMTVTEVKGFGRQKGHTELYRGAEYMVDFLPKVKIEIVVPDDIVDTCVETIMQVAQTGKIGDGKIFVFDVARVVRIRTGEQDEEAI
- a CDS encoding NAD+ synthase translates to MSRTLNIALAQLNWLVGDIEGNSERMLQTVQEQQAKGADLVMFSELALSGYFPEDLLFRPDLHQRCCEQLTRLQAASSQVGILVGHPWQQDGKLYNALSLFWRGEVVARYFKQLLPNYGVFDEERYFKAGHQSCVIPFKGYQLGLLICEDLWFDAPIDALKQAGAEIILSINASPYNREKPNIRSTLIKSHCQRTRLPIIYLNQVGGQDQLIFDGCSKVFDANGDITHRMAAFEEQVEQCRFNEMNIELMADPIPQLPPLAQIYKALVLSVRDYVQKNGFNGALLGLSGGIDSGLTLAIAVDALGKDHVQAVMMPFRYTSEMSIHDAREQAELLGVEFDVVSIEPMFDAFMAQLEPMFAGTAKDTTEENLQARCRAVILMAMSNKRRRLVLTTSNKSESAVGYSTLYGDMAGGFNALKDVPKTMVFALANYRNTVSPAIPQRVIDRPPSAELAPDQLDQDSLPPYDMLDAILEGYVEKDKSVADLVAEGFDETIVRKVIRLVDINEYKRRQAPIGPRITQRDFGKDRRYPITSGFGRKNW
- the glrR gene encoding two-component system response regulator GlrR, giving the protein MTARNSAHLLLVDDDPGLLKLLGMRLTSEGFRVTTAESGHEALRLLAREKADLVISDLRMDEMDGMALFAEIQKQHPGMPVIILTAHGSIPDAVAATQQGVFSFLTKPVDRDALYKAIDDALELSTPAIDGQWSEKIVTRSPLMLRLLEQAKMVAQSDVSVLINGQSGTGKEVLAQAIHRASPRVKKPFIAINCGALPEQLLESELFGHAKGAFTGAVSSREGLFLAAQGGTLFLDEIGDMPMALQVKLLRVLQERKIRPLGSNRDIDIDVRIISATHRDLPKAMQRNEFREDLYYRLNVVNLKIPALNERAEDIPLLANHLLRESAKRHKPFVRSFSTTAMKCLMAASWPGNVRQLVNVIEQCVALTMAPVISDALVTQALEGENTALPTFVEARGQFELNYLRKLLQITKGNVTHAARMAGRNRTEFYKLLARHELDANDFKE
- the qseG gene encoding two-component system QseEF-associated lipoprotein QseG, which gives rise to MYNRFTYRFITGTEQQNIVTKPMKKTAVMQSIRARASTLRFRAMLLLFVPYLLAGCAKTGGSDNLATIAQSILPEQRVTDYRVRDCDSIWDIAKPTAMENGLYWLRFIDCTDRLPAAKAREMAKRFTPEAPADWHQVLKQSILLGRATSVLAERINIVENFNRYSAQFPVALRPLLQLWREQQYLKINLVEERVKFQRLQFDSDNKIDSLKEIRARLEYELRSMSRKLENLTDIERQLSSRKQEQSVVTPSNTDSSSNNTPSNNKADPSNKSAADTETKAEAHSSEEKGAE
- a CDS encoding sensor histidine kinase, with amino-acid sequence MISLKKWRLFPRSLRQLVVMAFWLVLLPLLVLAYQAYQSLDQLSTQAAEINRSTLADARRSEAMIGVALEMERSYRQYCVLGDVRLEKLYQRQYRQYMNMLGNQMAMLANAEYTKKFNELLSGLAKISCSNGIPEPASSKLLEEFSRANNLLVQETRNIIFSRGEQLQKDIADKGQFFGWQSLILFLLSAFLIALFTRMIIGPVKGIERMINRLGEGQSLENQIDTFKGPRELRSLAQRIIWLSERLSWLESQRHEFLRHISHELKTPLASMREGTELLADEVAGPLTADQKEVVTILDSSSKHLQQLIEQLLEYNRKLADGPAEHQIVSLKEVVEGVVLSHQLPARIKNIYTEVQLDMDYCWAEPGLLTRVIDNLYSNAVHYGAESGNIWISSRQVGKTLQIDIANTGTPIPELEKSMIFEPFYQGKLQRKGAVKGSGLGLSIAQDCIKQMQGELCLIESEFADVCFRIELPLTAEND